A single region of the Oncorhynchus keta strain PuntledgeMale-10-30-2019 chromosome 4, Oket_V2, whole genome shotgun sequence genome encodes:
- the LOC118375714 gene encoding lysine-specific demethylase 2A-like, with protein sequence MEDQNPRYSKRLRTGTRRRYQDDGISDDEIEGKRTFDLDEKLQSDRFNSYLVKHMDGKDFTFEYIQREGLRDPIVFEKKDGLGLEMPDSDFSVSDVKLFVGSRRMVDVMDVTTQKGIEMSMAQWRRYYETPPSERDKLYNVISLEFSHTKLENLVKRPTSVDLIDWVDNMWPRHLKERQRDSTNSIIEMQYPKVQKYCLMSVQGCFTDFHVDFGGTSVWYHILRGGKVFWLIPPTPQNLELYENWVLSGKQGDIFLGDKAQDCQRIELKQGYTFMIPSGWIHAVYTPEDTLVFGGNFLHSFNIPMQLNIYNIEDRTRVPAKFRYPFYYEMCWYVLERYLYCLTNTSHLTPDFQKHSLGVGLTREDSENKLNGHVKNGTEEKKEGDNDKEEKEESETKVKMEESDDDSFPLPGATKPGVRVNLTPLELEGLWNLLGKLEELPTHKKCVPAGIRNAPALLHDIRALLEEHCNDDPKLSYTGKPIVKWPKRPSWYQPPPPSVVYRPRLAMPHKAVVPRPAKPTSISALRRRRVRCKHCAACQRKECGECNFCKDMRRFGGPGRMKKGCMMRQCLAPGLPNSAVCALCGAGQGKQECSDESPSTTLMECSNCAQIAHPDCIKVPGEGRINKDLPSCWECPKCYQGKEGSSSESSSSEDSTASTGSLSTSNHAHREGIGDGEAGSGVRKSRRGRPPLTSSLSQRIVPPPSQRLLLQQQQNRKRAGALELRLRKRIKLERSKILHSKQTLSLERSPKLLCSQGLAHLQRGVSSRLRSPVGRLSRGRGSFRGSPYRSPTGARLHPHQLSLSLAPAGRGEGNRERGSGRGVRLRGGAAGRGRRGQRHGGAEEESDSSSSSSSSSSTSSSSSSSSGSDEERENGVRARRNKENRPQRRGRRAAKEDEEKEQSEESNQNGEEEMDEDWGEGGQAQTEPPVLVVSDLSDELMKGSYLTVTLQPSRAKRDPGAIVPKLEAAVAPRPAPPGQSCIQRKNLARPPLRNHAPDPYAAPSHSDTHTRGSHPDERRMRPGRPERTDNSASSSSPVPPLRLPLSALQDGGREVANGGSEPGCEREVWVSVFRYLTRAELCVCMAVCKNWHKWSLDKRLWMRVDLSVSKSISPQALSGIIKRQPVTLDLSWTSISKKQLTWLINRLPGLKDLMLSGCSWSSISALSSPGCPLLRTLDLRWADGIKDGQIRDLLNPPGCDNRSQLRNMQSFRLAGLEISDSTLRLVIRHMPLLTRLDLSHCGALTDQSINLLTAVGSSTRNTLTELNLGGCSKLTDSCLRYLRRLSCLSLLDLRECKSVSRKACEAFISELSVNTLYCLSEDKLIQRIS encoded by the exons ATGGAAGACCAAAACCCTCGTTACAGCAAGCGCTTG CGTACAGGGACGCGGCGGCGCTACCAGGATGACGGGATCTCGGACGATGAGATTGAGGGGAAGAGGACGTTTGACCTGGATGAGAAGCTGCAGAGTGACAGGTTCAACTCTTACCTGGTTAAACACATGGATGGAAAAG ACTTCACATTCGAGTACATCCAGAGGGAGGGGCTGAGAGACCCTATCGTCTTTGAGAAAAAAGATGGCCTCGGCTTAGA GATGCCAGACTCTGATTTCAGTGTGAGTGATGTCAAGCTGTTTGTAG GCAGTCGGAGGATGGTTGACGTTATGGATGTGACCACTCAGAAGGGCATCGAGATGTCCATGGCCCAATGGCGGCGGTACTACGAGACCCCGCCCTCGGAGCGAGATAAGCTCTATAACGTCATCAGCCTGGAGTTCAGTCACACCAAGCTGGAGAACCTGGTGAAACGACCCACCTCG GTGGATTTGATAGACTGGGTGGACAACATGTGGCCAAGGCACCtaaaggaaagacagagagactcaaccaactctataataGAAATGCAGTATCCCAAAGTGCAGAA gtACTGTCTGATGAGTGTTCAGGGCTGCTTCACAGACTTCCACGTTGACTTTGGCGGTACGTCGGTCTGGTACCACATCCTGCGGGGGGGAAAG GTGTTTTGGCTTATCCCGCCCACACCCCAGAACTTGGAGCTGTATGAGAACTGGGTGTTGTCAGGGAAACAGGGAGACATTTTCCTCGGGGACAAGGCCCAGGACTGTCAGAGGATAGAACTGAAGCAGGGATACACCTTCATGATCCCCTCcg GCTGGATCCATGCTGTGTACACCCCTGAGGACACACTGGTGTTTGGAGGAAACTTCCTCCACAGCTTCAACATCCCCATGCAGCTCAACATCTACAACATTGAGGACCGCACACGA GTCCCGGCTAAGTTCCGATACCCCTTCTACTATGAGATGTGCTGGTACGTGTTGGAGAGATACCTCTACTGCCTGACCAACACCTCCCACCTCACCCCCGACTTCCAGAAGCACTCACTTGGTGTTG GTCTGACCCGTGAAGACTCGGAGAACAAACTCAACGGCCACGTGAAAAATGGCAcagaggaaaagaaagagggagacaatGATAAGGAAGAAAAGGAGGAAAGTGAGACCAAGGTCAAAATGGAAGAGTCTGATGACGATTCCTTCCCCCTTCCTGGTGCCACTAAGCCGGGGGTGAGAGTAAACCTGACTCCCCTGGAGCTGGAGGGGCTGTGGAACCTGCTGGGGAAGCTGGAGGAGCTGCCGACCCACAAAAAGTGTGTCCCCGCAGGCATCCGTAATGCCCCCGCCCTGCTCCATGACATACGG GCTCTTCTGGAGGAACACTGCAACGATGACCCCAAGCTGTCTTATACCGGAAAGCCCATTGTCAAGTGGCCCAAGAGG CCCTCGTGGTATCAGCCCCCTCCCCCCTCAGTGGTATACCGTCCTCGTCTCGCCATGCCCCACAAGGCCGTGGTCCCGCGCCCTGCCAAGCCCACCTCTATCTCGGCTCTGAGACGTAGGCGCGTGCGCTGCAAACACTGTGCAGCCTGCCAGAGGAAGGAGTGCGGCGAATGCAACTTCTGCAAAGATATGAGGAGGTTCGGAGGACCCGGGCGTATGAAGAAGGGCTGCATGATGAGGCAGTGTCTCGCT cCTGGCCTGCCTAACTCAGCGGTGTGTGCTCTGTGTGGAGCGGGCCAGGGGAAACAGGAGTGTTCAGACGAAAGCCCCTCCACAACCCTCATGGAATGCTCCAACTGTGCTCAGATCGCCCACCCCGACTGCATCAAG GTTCCTGGGGAGGGCAGGATCAACAAGGACCTGCCCAGCTGCTGGGAGTGTCCCAAATGTTACCAGGGCAAAGAAGGCTCTTCATCGGAG TCGTCCAGCAGTGAGGACAGCACGGCTTCTACAGGTTCTCTCTCAACGTCAAATCATGCCCACCGAGAGGGGATAGGAGATGGGGAGGCAGGCAGTGGGGTGAGGAAGAGCCGACGTGGCAGACCCCCTCTAACATCCTCTCTGTCCCAGCGGATAGTGCCCCCTCCCTCTCAGAGGCTGTTACTGCAGCAACAACAAAACAGGAAGAGAGCCGGAGCGCTGGAGCTTCGACTcaggaagagg ATCAAACTGGAGCGCAGCAAAATCTTACATTCG AAGCAGACGTTGTCTCTGGAGCGTTCTCCTAAGCTCCTGTGCTCCCAGGGTCTAGCCCACCTCCAGAGAGGGGTGTCCTCTCGCCTCCGCTCCCCTGTTGGCAGACTATCCCGGGGCCGTGGGTCCTTCAGAGGCTCCCCTTACCGCTCCCCTACAGGGGCTCGCCTCCATCCCCACCAACTCTCCCTCAGCCTGGCCCCtgcaggcaggggagaggggaacagggagcgagggagtgggagaggagtaCGGCTCAGAGGAGGAGcagcagggagaggaagaagaggacagagacacggaggagcagaggaagagagtgatagcagcagtagtagcagcagcagcagcagcaccagcagcagtagtagtagtagtagtggtagtgatgaggagagggagaacggCGTGCGGGCCAGACGGAACAAAGAGAACCGACCACAGAGACGAGGAAGAAGAGCAGCCAAAGAAGATGAGGAAAAGGAACAGAGTGAGGAGTCCAACCAAAacggagaagaagagatggatgAAGACTGGGGGGAAGGAGGACAGGCACAAACGGAGCCACCAGTCCTCGTAGTGTCGGACCTTAGCGACGAGCTCATGAAGGGCTCGTATCTCACAGTAACCCTACAGCCGTCGAGGGCCAAACGTGATCCGGGGGCCATTGTCCCGAAACTGGAGGCTGCAGTCGCCCCCCGCCCTGCCCCTCCCGGCCAGAGTTGCATCCAACGCAAGAACCTGGCCCGACCACCCCTCAGGAACCACGCCCCAGACCCCTACGCTGCACcctcacactcagacacacacacacggggctCCCATCCAGACGAGAGGAGAATGAGGCCAGGCAGACCAGAGAGAACAGACAACAGcgcttcctcctcttctcctgttcctcctctacgCCTCCCTCTGTCGGCTTTACAGGATGGGGGGAGGGAAGTGGCGAATGGAGGGAGCGAGCCGGGCTGTGAGAGGGAGGTGTGGGTATCTGTCTTCCGTTACCTGACTCGTGCCGAACTCTGTGTCTGCATGGCCGTCTGCAAGAACTGGCACAAATG GAGCTTGGATAAGAGGCTGTGGATGCGGGTCGATCTGAGCGTGTCTAAATCCATCagtcctcaagctctgtcaggtatCATCAAACGCCAACCAGTCACCCTGGACCTCTCCTGGACCTCCATCTCCAAGAAACAACTCACCTGGCTCATCAACCGCCtgcctg GGTTGAAGGATCTCATGTTGTCTGGCTGTTCCTGGTCTTCAATTTCGGCTCTTAGCTCGCCCGGTTGCCCCCTCCTGCGCACGCTGGACCTTCGATGGGCCGACGGGATCAAAGACGGACAGATCAGGGACCTGCTCAACCCACCAG gTTGTGATAACCGCAGTCAGCTGAGGAACATGCAGTCTTTCCGTCTGGCGGGGCTGGAGATCAGTGACTCTACTCTGAGGCTGGTGATCAGACACATGCCCCTGCTGACCCGTCTGGACCTGTCCCACTGTGGAGCCCTCACTGACCAGTCCATCAACCTGCTCACTGCTGTGGGCTCCTCCACACGCAACACACTCACCGAGCTCAACCTGGGGG GCTGCAGTAAGCTGACAGACTCGTGTCTGCGGTACCTCCGCCGGCTTTCCTGCCTCTCCCTGCTGGACCTGCGGGAATGCAAGAGTGTGTCCCGCAAAGCCTGTGAGGCCTTCATCTCTGAGCTGTCTGTCAACACCCTCTACTGCCTATCTGAAGACAAACTGATCCAGAGGATATCCTAG